In Vitis vinifera cultivar Pinot Noir 40024 chromosome 11, ASM3070453v1, a genomic segment contains:
- the LOC100265063 gene encoding 4-coumarate--CoA ligase 2 has translation MEATQEFIYRSKLPDINIPSHLPLHSYCFQHISKFSSNPCLINAGNGNIYTYADVHLTARKVAAGLNRLGIRQGDAIMLLLQNCPEFVFSFLGASYLGATSTTANPFYTPAEIEKQATASSARIIITQACFAEKVKKFAEENDVKIICIDEPVAGCLHFSELSQADENDIPDVNISPDDVVALPYSSGTVGLPKGVMLTHKSMITSVAQQVDGENPNLYFHLDDVILCVLPMFHIYSLSSVVLCGLRVGAAILIMQKFEINTLMELVQKHKVTIAPFVPPILLAIAKSPVAHQYDLSSIRTVISGAAPMGKELEDSLGSKLPNAVIGQGYGMTEAGPVLSMCLAFAKEPFEIKSGACGTVVRNAEMKIINPETGASLPPNQAGEICIRGDQIMKGYLNDIEATKEAIDEEKWLHTGDIGYIDDNDELFIVDRLKEIIKNRGFQVAPAELEAILIAHPNIVDAAVVPMKDEAAGEVPIAFIVRSNGFEITEDEIKEYIAKQVVYYKRIKRVFFIETIPKAPSGKILRKDLKAKLAAGFSN, from the exons ATGGAGGCCACACAGGAGTTCATTTACCGATCGAAACTTCCCGACATCAACATCCCGAGTCATCTCCCATTACATTCGTATTGCTTCCAGCACATATCCAAATTCAGCTCCAATCCATGCCTCATCAACGCCGGCAATGGCAACATCTACACTTACGCTGATGTCCATCTCACCGCACGTAAAGTGGCTGCCGGCCTTAACAGGCTAGGCATCCGACAAGGTGATGCTATCATGCTTTTACTCCAAAACTGCCCGGAATTTGTCTTCTCATTTCTCGGCGCCTCTTATCTCGGTGCAACTAGCACGACGGCGAACCCCTTTTACACGCCGGCCGAGATTGAGAAGCAAGCCACTGCATCAAGCGCTAGAATTATAATCACTCAAGCTTGTTTTGCCGAGAAAGTGAAGAAATTCGCTGAAGAAAACGATGTGAAAATCATCTGCATTGACGAGCCGGTGGCGGGTTGTTTGCATTTTTCGGAGTTGTCACAGGCCGACGAGAATGACATCCCGGATGTTAACATCAGCCCCGACGATGTTGTCGCGCTGCCTTATTCATCCGGGACGGTGGGGCTTCCAAAAGGGGTGATGCTAACTCACAAAAGCATGATCACCAGTGTCGCTCAGCAGGTCGATGGCGAAAACCCTAATCTGTATTTCCACCTGGACGATGTGATTTTATGCGTGTTACCCATGTTTCACATATATTCCCTGAGCTCAGTTGTGCTTTGTGGCCTTAGAGTTGGGGCTGCAATTCTGATTATGCAGAAGTTTGAGATAAACACACTCATGGAACTTGTTCAGAAACATAAGGTGACTATTGCACCATTTGTTCCTCCAATTCTCTTGGCTATCGCAAAGAGCCCGGTCGCTCACCAGTATGATCTTTCGTCGATTCGGACTGTGATCTCCGGTGCCGCTCCGATGGGGAAGGAGCTTGAAGACAGCCTTGGGTCAAAGCTGCCCAATGCCGTAATTGGACAG GGGTATGGGATGACTGAAGCTGGACCTGTACTATCGATGTGCTTAGCATTTGCAAAGGAACCATTTGAGATAAAATCAGGGGCTTGTGGGACTGTGGTTAGAAATGCAGAGATGAAGATCATCAACCCTGAGACTGGTGCTTCTCTTCCTCCAAATCAAGCAGGAGAGATTTGCATAAGAGGTGACCAAATCATGAAAG GTTATCTTAATGATATTGAGGCCACTAAAGAAGCCATAGACGAAGAAAAATGGCTACACACAGGTGATATCGGATACATAGATGATAATGATGAGCTCTTCATTGTCGATCGATTGAAggagataattaaaaatagaggATTTCAAGTGGCTCCAGCTGAACTTGAAGCAATCTTGATTGCTCATCCTAATATTGTTGATGCTGCGGTTGTACC gatGAAAGATGAAGCTGCGGGAGAGGTTCCAATTGCATTCATTGTGAGATCAAATGGTTTTGAAATCACCGAGGATGAAATAAAGGAATACATCGCAAAACAA GTTGTATATTATAAGAGAATTAAAAGGGTTTTCTTCATTGAGACAATTCCTAAGGCTCCATCTGGTAAAATCCTCAGAAAAGACCTCAAAGCAAAGCTGGCCGCTGGCTTTTCCAATTAA
- the LOC100249581 gene encoding zinc finger protein 2, translating to MDHFQPNTSLHLSLANTEVNLELVLEHSSSSSSSPLSPAEPRVFSCNYCQRKFYSSQALGGHQNAHKLERTLAKKSRELSSAVRPHGGPNQRSNASGTGLFRRTQQPVVGFEHQGHAGRFQNDMSYGARIEMNYDSRPENVQEEFSHLDLSLRL from the coding sequence ATGGACCATTTTCAACCCAATACTTCTCTCCATCTCAGTCTAGCTAACACTGAAGTCAACCTAGAACTTGTCCTTGagcattcttcttcttcatcctcatCCCCTTTAAGTCCAGCTGAGCCTCGAGTCTTCTCCTGCAACTACTGCCAGAGGAAGTTCTACAGCTCACAAGCCCTTGGAGGACACCAGAATGCTCACAAGCTTGAGAGGACTTTGGCCAAGAAAAGCCGAGAGCTAAGCTCAGCTGTGAGGCCTCATGGAGGGCCAAACCAACGATCCAACGCCAGTGGTACCGGCCTTTTTCGACGTACTCAACAACCCGTTGTGGGGTTTGAGCATCAAGGACATGCTGGTAGGTTTCAGAATGATATGAGCTATGGCGCCAGGATAGAGATGAACTATGATTCTAGACCTGAGAATGTCCAGGAGGAGTTCAGCCATCTTGACTTGTCTCTAAGGCTTTGA